The genomic window TGCCCCGTTATAATCCTTTTATCGTTTTGTCGATTATATCCAATAGTCCATTGGTATAAGCATCATCTGTTAATTCCCAGAACATGATGCCATTTAATTTTTGATCAATTACATATTTGGTTTTCAATGAAATTGATTTCGGATCGTCAAAAGTGGCAAGATATTTTGTTTGTGGATTATAATAATATGGGGCTTTGGCTTTCTCGTCCCAATAATAAGTATAGCCATTTTCTGTAGTGAACCGCTTTTTAAAATCCTTAAAAGAAACACCGCTTAAAAATTTGGTAGGCTGGTATAATCCCTGGTTGGCATCGGTGCTGTTTTCAAAAATACGGGCATAAAAAGCTGCTCCTAATGCAATTTTTTGTGCGGGTACACCTAAACCGATTAAAGCTTTTACAGCGTAATCGCCTGATAAAGATTGTTTTGCGGTAGCATACAACGGGGTATGGTGGCCGCTTTGTGTCGCATATCCGCTTACCAGATCGTAGCTCATCACATTAACCCGGTTTACCAAAGGCATTACTTTATCCCATTCGAAACAAGAATCGATGCAGTTTTTTGTACCGCCTGCAGCAAAGCTGATTTCGGCCTTTTTACCTAGTTTTTTACGGAGTTCTTTAATCAGTAAAGTGAAATTATGTTTATCGTCAACTGTATATCTATGCCCAGGATAGCCAACTACTGCCGGGTATTCCCAGTCAATGTCTATCCCATCGGCATGGAAAAAATCGAGTATTTCTCTAGTGGTTTTGGCAAATGTTTTTCGTCCCTCAGCCCTGCTGAAAACTTCAGAACAATCTTTGCAGGCACTCCAGCCACCCATTGCAATCATTACCTTTAAATCGGGATT from Flavobacterium sp. W4I14 includes these protein-coding regions:
- a CDS encoding chitinase (product_source=KO:K01183; cath_funfam=3.20.20.80; cog=COG3325; ko=KO:K01183; pfam=PF00704; smart=SM00636; superfamily=51445; transmembrane_helix_parts=Inside_1_6,TMhelix_7_26,Outside_27_373), translating into MHKRKLTTSTVLFCITVITSLSFLSIQSKAQKTIKPNVIAYYTGQNSVIDSFPIEKLSHLIYSFGHLKGDSLNINSAKDSALITKMVALKKRNPDLKVMIAMGGWSACKDCSEVFSRAEGRKTFAKTTREILDFFHADGIDIDWEYPAVVGYPGHRYTVDDKHNFTLLIKELRKKLGKKAEISFAAGGTKNCIDSCFEWDKVMPLVNRVNVMSYDLVSGYATQSGHHTPLYATAKQSLSGDYAVKALIGLGVPAQKIALGAAFYARIFENSTDANQGLYQPTKFLSGVSFKDFKKRFTTENGYTYYWDEKAKAPYYYNPQTKYLATFDDPKSISLKTKYVIDQKLNGIMFWELTDDAYTNGLLDIIDKTIKGL